A single genomic interval of Spinacia oleracea cultivar Varoflay chromosome 6, BTI_SOV_V1, whole genome shotgun sequence harbors:
- the LOC110787498 gene encoding uncharacterized protein At5g65660, which produces MGEGENWGWQPSGSPTTNLERSDVHWSHFDSSVNAVSFGFVATAVLISMFLVMAIFERFLRPSPPELPLPTRRDIESQLGFHPKLGYPSPKMTVYSQEHPVLMPGDNIPTFIAHPVPLPCPPDRIHWPPCKLKLPPKAPQSASRSTLQSVVREPI; this is translated from the exons atgggtGAAGGTGAAAATTGGGGATGGCAACCAAGTGGGTCTCCAACAACGAATTTGGAGAGATCAGATGTGCATTGGAGTCATTTTGACAGTTCTGTAAATGCTGTTTCATTTGGGTTTGTTGCCACGGCTGTTCTCATCTCTATGTTCCTTGTTATGGCCATTTTCGAGAGGTTTCTCCGCCCATCTCCGCCGGAACTTCCACTGCCCACCCGCCGTGATATTGAATCCCAACTGGGTTTTCATCCAAAACTTGGCTACCCTTCTCCCAAG ATGACAGTATACTCTCAAGAGCATCCGGTGTTGATGCCGGGAGATAACATCCCAACCTTCATTGCTCATCCAGTTCCTCTTCCGTGCCCTCCTGATCGCATCCACTGGCCACCCTGCAAGTTAAAATTACCTCCAAAGGCCCCTCAAAGCGCCAGCAGAAGTACTCTGCAATCTGTTGTAAGAGAACCTATCTAA